One genomic window of Thermoanaerobaculia bacterium includes the following:
- a CDS encoding PfkB family carbohydrate kinase has product MSSPDKARARLLSLVDRFAGRRIAVAGDFVLDRFVHGLPKRISREAPVLILAWAREENVPGGGANTVANIASLSGRPLASGAVGADEEGRTLASLFSRAGVDTSLLVPVEGYATPTKTRILGGGVHSIRQQVVRIDREDVLPENAELSATLLENLRRASTDASVLVLSDYGYGSSRPEWIAAARAANPGIRVLVDSRFRLTDYAGADAATPNEEELERATGEAFDDVEERFERAGRSLLSRLASPALLVTRGSRGMALLRPGEPTLSIPVSGTAQVADVTGAGDTVMATFALALAAGASEAEAALLSNFAGGIVVMKTGTATLSVEELREAIAADRTIIPSVASRL; this is encoded by the coding sequence GTGTCCTCTCCCGACAAGGCGCGCGCCCGGCTGCTCTCGCTCGTCGACCGTTTCGCCGGCCGGCGCATCGCGGTCGCGGGGGACTTCGTCCTCGACCGCTTCGTCCACGGGCTCCCGAAGCGCATCTCGCGCGAAGCGCCGGTCCTGATCCTCGCCTGGGCGCGAGAGGAGAACGTCCCGGGAGGCGGCGCCAACACCGTCGCCAACATCGCCTCGCTCTCCGGACGGCCGCTGGCGTCGGGCGCGGTCGGCGCGGACGAAGAGGGGCGGACTCTCGCGTCGCTCTTCTCCCGGGCCGGCGTCGACACGTCGCTCCTGGTGCCCGTCGAAGGCTACGCGACCCCGACGAAGACGCGGATCCTCGGCGGGGGCGTCCACTCGATCCGGCAGCAGGTAGTGCGGATCGACCGCGAGGACGTCCTGCCCGAGAACGCGGAGCTGTCCGCGACGCTCCTCGAGAATCTCCGCCGGGCGTCGACCGATGCGTCGGTCCTCGTCCTCTCCGACTACGGATACGGAAGCAGCCGGCCCGAGTGGATCGCGGCCGCGCGCGCGGCGAACCCGGGGATCCGCGTGCTCGTCGACTCCCGCTTTCGCCTGACCGACTACGCGGGCGCCGACGCCGCGACGCCCAACGAGGAGGAGCTCGAGCGCGCGACGGGCGAGGCGTTCGACGACGTGGAGGAACGCTTCGAACGGGCCGGGCGTTCGCTCCTCTCCCGGCTCGCGAGCCCGGCCCTCCTCGTCACGCGCGGCAGCCGCGGGATGGCGCTTCTCCGGCCGGGGGAGCCCACGCTGTCGATTCCGGTGTCGGGGACCGCGCAGGTCGCCGACGTCACGGGCGCCGGCGACACGGTGATGGCGACTTTCGCGCTCGCGCTCGCGGCCGGCGCGAGCGAAGCGGAGGCGGCGCTCCTGTCGAACTTCGCCGGCGGAATCGTCGTGATGAAGACGGGGACCGCGACCCTTTCCGTCGAGGAGCTGCGCGAGGCGATCGCAGCCGACCGCACGATCATTCCCTCCGTGGCGTCGCGGCTGTAG
- a CDS encoding HNH endonuclease produces the protein MLDSEVLVLNRVFQALRVTTARNAISLFYKGHAKAVLPDYSTYEWEHWCDIPAQPKDDVVLTPSRAILVPRVILLKNYDRLPRREVKFSRHNIYLRDGNRCQYCGGRFASSELSLDHVLPLSRGGVSSWENVVCACLSCNVRKGNRTPAEAGIRLIAPPERPRWNPVGQFTRARWHASWRNFLDVAYWNVELT, from the coding sequence ATGCTCGACTCCGAGGTGCTCGTCCTCAACCGGGTGTTTCAGGCCCTGCGCGTGACGACGGCCCGCAACGCGATCTCCCTCTTCTACAAGGGGCACGCGAAGGCCGTCCTCCCCGACTACTCGACCTACGAGTGGGAGCACTGGTGCGACATCCCGGCGCAGCCGAAGGACGACGTGGTCCTGACGCCGTCGCGCGCGATCCTCGTCCCGCGCGTGATCCTCCTGAAGAACTACGACCGCCTTCCTCGCCGCGAGGTGAAATTCTCGCGCCACAACATCTACCTGCGCGACGGGAACCGCTGCCAGTACTGCGGCGGCCGCTTCGCGTCGTCGGAGCTGTCGCTCGACCACGTGCTCCCCCTCTCCCGTGGCGGAGTCTCGTCGTGGGAGAACGTCGTCTGCGCCTGCCTCTCCTGCAACGTCCGGAAGGGAAATCGGACGCCGGCCGAGGCGGGGATCCGCCTCATCGCGCCGCCGGAACGGCCGCGCTGGAACCCCGTCGGCCAGTTCACCCGCGCGCGCTGGCACGCGTCGTGGCGGAACTTTCTCGACGTCGCGTACTGGAACGTCGAGCTGACGTAG
- a CDS encoding carboxypeptidase-like regulatory domain-containing protein, whose amino-acid sequence MGTTILAALAGEKWEPYSRIRPVSVREASGPSLELVLPPGDWKIAVLRRMYVPALIGRLRVLKADVSVSPPQRVSRAGGVDAIPVDPRSGRPPAHWKAFATKTDRAAAESDAAFFRDVPIGEDGGRLDFESLPVGTWEIRFEAPGYVATRKTFSVKAGTIVHLGTVPLSTGGDLSLVVNFPDEVPEGKIDVALHHGPARVARRAPPFIERNLDAKSSLTADFTDLEPGLLTVIIEQRGSGLFAEAEVAIEEARRATATMTLTPIHISGTVWRGKDPLPDCRIAIRGHGTTPLADTTAGEDATYGLRVWVPGQYGLTTTPPDSALPFPEIVTIPEDTPEVTHDIHLPSGRVAGTIRDAETGKGIARAEVDSESAASPDGSVDSASVSLHAEADAEGDFVLDNLTLAPVDITAGARGYEQKVTKGVSPTEDGGHLEILLEPSAGLRGVVTDGSGAPVAMALVGVDYDESGETFSQETTSGPDGSFEFDSIGAGSHVLFAFACGHTLAIVPAEVPATQGPTTVVLPSSLSGLRLHFEDAGHRPVADQMVTLVVNGVRLPRIYPFRFSSMCGERPRSDADGNLDLSMIPLGMLQGFTFPDGAALGSFRNDRPGLTWNALAPSRKGPNP is encoded by the coding sequence ATGGGTACGACGATTCTCGCCGCGCTGGCCGGCGAAAAATGGGAGCCGTATTCTCGCATCCGGCCCGTCTCGGTTCGCGAAGCGAGCGGGCCCTCTCTCGAGCTCGTGCTTCCGCCGGGCGATTGGAAGATCGCCGTTCTTCGACGGATGTACGTGCCGGCGCTCATCGGCCGTTTGCGCGTCCTCAAGGCAGACGTCTCGGTCTCGCCGCCCCAGCGGGTTTCTCGCGCAGGCGGAGTGGATGCCATCCCCGTGGACCCGCGTTCGGGGCGTCCGCCGGCGCACTGGAAAGCGTTCGCGACGAAGACGGACCGAGCGGCTGCCGAGAGCGACGCGGCGTTTTTCCGAGACGTACCGATCGGCGAGGACGGCGGCCGGCTCGACTTCGAGTCTCTTCCAGTGGGAACCTGGGAGATCCGGTTCGAAGCGCCCGGATACGTCGCGACCCGGAAAACTTTTTCCGTCAAGGCCGGAACCATTGTCCATCTCGGCACCGTACCGCTCTCGACCGGCGGCGACCTGTCCCTCGTCGTCAACTTCCCCGACGAAGTTCCGGAGGGAAAAATCGACGTGGCCCTGCACCACGGGCCGGCAAGAGTCGCCCGCCGCGCCCCTCCCTTCATCGAGAGGAATCTCGATGCGAAGAGCTCGTTGACGGCGGACTTCACCGACCTCGAGCCGGGACTTCTCACCGTGATCATCGAACAGCGTGGAAGCGGGTTGTTCGCCGAAGCGGAAGTGGCGATCGAAGAGGCCCGGCGCGCCACGGCCACGATGACCCTGACCCCGATCCACATCTCCGGGACGGTCTGGAGGGGCAAGGACCCCCTGCCCGATTGCCGGATAGCGATCCGAGGACACGGGACCACGCCGCTCGCGGACACGACCGCCGGCGAAGACGCGACATACGGTCTCCGCGTGTGGGTACCGGGTCAGTACGGGCTCACGACCACGCCGCCCGACTCCGCGCTTCCGTTTCCGGAAATCGTGACGATCCCCGAAGACACCCCCGAGGTCACCCATGACATCCATCTTCCCTCCGGACGGGTGGCCGGAACCATTCGCGACGCCGAGACGGGCAAGGGGATAGCCCGGGCGGAGGTCGACTCCGAATCGGCGGCGTCGCCGGACGGTTCCGTCGACAGCGCGAGCGTCTCGCTCCACGCAGAGGCCGATGCGGAAGGCGATTTCGTTCTCGACAACCTGACGCTCGCGCCGGTCGATATCACCGCCGGCGCCAGGGGGTACGAGCAGAAGGTCACGAAAGGCGTCTCGCCGACGGAGGATGGCGGTCATCTCGAGATCCTTCTGGAACCTTCCGCCGGTCTGCGGGGCGTCGTCACGGATGGTTCGGGAGCGCCGGTCGCGATGGCCCTCGTCGGCGTCGATTACGACGAGTCCGGCGAGACGTTCTCCCAGGAAACGACCTCGGGCCCCGACGGTTCGTTCGAGTTCGACAGCATCGGCGCGGGGTCCCACGTCCTCTTCGCGTTCGCCTGCGGACATACCCTGGCGATCGTTCCGGCGGAGGTTCCCGCAACGCAGGGACCGACGACGGTCGTGCTGCCGTCGTCCCTGTCCGGACTCCGGCTCCATTTCGAAGACGCGGGGCACCGTCCCGTTGCCGACCAGATGGTCACGCTCGTCGTCAATGGAGTCCGTCTGCCCCGAATCTACCCGTTCCGATTCTCGAGCATGTGCGGCGAGCGGCCGCGCTCCGACGCCGACGGGAACCTCGACCTGTCCATGATTCCCCTGGGAATGCTCCAGGGATTCACGTTTCCCGACGGGGCGGCCCTCGGTTCGTTTCGCAACGACCGGCCCGGGCTCACGTGGAACGCCCTCGCGCCCTCCCGGAAAGGGCCGAACCCGTAA
- a CDS encoding lysophospholipid acyltransferase family protein — protein MTVRDVVEHAAVRGAMAALSVLPLRSRSGLARTAARFYYRVGRSRRTIALENLSRAFPSLQEGERAAIARRCAENFSGVFFDFLAATRLSREGLRAAVEMEGESHYRAAVARGKGVFLLSAHFGNWEIGALAAGLLAAPIASVVRPLDNPRLERELARLRGKFGNRTIGKKQAAREVLREMRRGGTVAILIDQNVLAREAIFVPFFGRLAATSPALGLLQKKTDAAVVPVFCRPKGGGRYTLRFEPPIVLADLPEADRSVEALTARYTKVTENAVRADPELWLWMHNRWRTRPTGETT, from the coding sequence GTGACCGTCCGGGACGTCGTCGAGCACGCCGCCGTTCGCGGCGCGATGGCCGCGCTCTCCGTGCTCCCGCTCCGGTCGCGCTCGGGTCTCGCGCGCACGGCGGCCCGTTTCTACTACCGCGTCGGCCGAAGCCGGCGGACGATCGCGCTCGAGAATCTCTCGCGCGCCTTTCCCTCGCTGCAGGAAGGGGAGCGGGCCGCGATCGCGCGGCGCTGCGCCGAGAACTTCAGCGGCGTGTTCTTCGACTTTCTCGCCGCGACGCGCCTGTCGCGGGAGGGCCTTCGCGCCGCGGTCGAGATGGAGGGGGAGAGCCACTACCGGGCGGCGGTCGCCCGCGGCAAGGGGGTCTTCCTGCTGTCGGCGCATTTCGGCAACTGGGAGATCGGGGCGCTCGCGGCGGGGCTCCTCGCCGCGCCGATCGCCTCGGTCGTCCGCCCCCTCGACAACCCGCGTCTCGAGCGGGAGCTCGCGCGGCTGCGCGGCAAGTTCGGAAACCGGACGATCGGGAAGAAGCAGGCGGCGCGCGAAGTCCTCCGCGAGATGCGGCGCGGCGGGACGGTCGCGATCCTGATCGATCAGAACGTGCTCGCCCGAGAGGCGATCTTCGTCCCGTTCTTCGGCCGGCTCGCGGCGACGTCGCCGGCGCTCGGCCTCCTGCAGAAGAAGACCGACGCCGCGGTCGTGCCGGTCTTCTGCCGCCCGAAAGGGGGAGGGCGCTACACGCTGCGCTTCGAGCCGCCGATCGTGCTCGCGGACCTGCCCGAAGCGGATCGGAGCGTCGAGGCGTTGACCGCGCGCTACACGAAGGTGACCGAGAATGCCGTCCGCGCGGATCCCGAGCTCTGGCTCTGGATGCACAACCGGTGGCGCACGCGACCGACGGGAGAGACGACATGA
- a CDS encoding adenylyltransferase/cytidyltransferase family protein encodes MAQILSRRQAADAAERLRREGKTLVFANGAFDLLHVGHVRYLEAARREGDFLLVAINSDDSVRRLKGAGRPVVPEAERAEIVAALRCVDAVVLFAETSPAALIAELRPAVHAKGTDYTRESVPERDVVEQGGGRVAIVGDPKDHATTDLLSRLRGGA; translated from the coding sequence GTGGCGCAGATCCTCTCGCGTCGACAGGCCGCCGACGCGGCCGAAAGGCTCCGGCGAGAAGGAAAGACGCTGGTCTTCGCCAACGGCGCCTTCGACCTGCTCCACGTCGGCCACGTCCGCTACCTCGAGGCGGCGCGCCGCGAGGGGGATTTCCTCCTCGTCGCGATCAACTCCGACGATTCGGTGCGGCGGCTGAAGGGGGCCGGCCGTCCCGTCGTCCCGGAAGCGGAGCGCGCGGAGATCGTCGCCGCGCTGCGCTGCGTCGACGCGGTCGTCCTCTTCGCCGAAACGTCCCCCGCCGCCCTGATCGCGGAGCTGCGTCCCGCCGTCCACGCCAAGGGAACCGACTACACGCGCGAGTCCGTACCGGAACGCGACGTCGTCGAGCAGGGGGGAGGGCGCGTCGCGATCGTGGGCGATCCGAAAGACCACGCGACGACCGATCTCCTTTCGCGACTGCGGGGCGGCGCGTGA
- the lpxK gene encoding tetraacyldisaccharide 4'-kinase, with protein sequence MNPYGAVVAARRRLYEAGILRSERVGAPVVSIGNLTWGGTGKTPFLAFLAGRFEAAGRRVGIVSRGYRRRSSGVVVVSDGASILASPDAAGDEPYLLASRFPRAVVVVAEKRAEGAREAIRLGAEILLLDDAFQHLSIERDLDVVLVDADDPWGGGLPPGGRGRERPAALSRADLVVVTRASKGVSSAADREVPRWTRAPVFHCRLRFAGWFSGGAPAVLPAGARAFAFCAVGNPQSFRATLSEAGVAPADFAVFRDHHAYTERDLRSLEERAERAGASVLLTTEKDAVKLAGKTALPLVAARIEAEIFEPGFEEQVDRRLAERTR encoded by the coding sequence GTGAACCCGTACGGCGCCGTCGTCGCGGCGAGGCGGCGGCTCTACGAGGCGGGAATCCTGCGCTCCGAGCGAGTCGGCGCGCCGGTCGTCTCGATCGGAAACCTCACGTGGGGCGGCACGGGGAAGACCCCTTTCCTCGCGTTCCTCGCGGGCCGTTTCGAGGCGGCCGGCCGCCGGGTCGGCATCGTCTCCCGGGGGTATCGCCGGCGCTCCTCGGGCGTGGTCGTCGTCTCGGACGGCGCGTCGATCCTCGCCTCTCCCGACGCCGCGGGAGACGAGCCGTATCTCCTCGCCTCCCGTTTTCCGCGCGCGGTCGTCGTCGTCGCCGAGAAGCGCGCCGAGGGGGCGCGCGAGGCGATCCGGCTCGGCGCGGAGATCCTCCTTCTCGACGACGCCTTCCAGCATCTCTCGATCGAGCGCGACCTCGACGTCGTGCTCGTCGACGCGGACGACCCCTGGGGGGGCGGCCTCCCTCCGGGCGGGCGGGGTCGCGAACGGCCCGCCGCGCTCTCTCGCGCCGATCTCGTCGTCGTCACCCGCGCGTCGAAGGGAGTTTCGTCCGCCGCGGATCGGGAGGTCCCCCGCTGGACGCGCGCGCCGGTGTTCCACTGCCGGCTTCGTTTCGCCGGGTGGTTTTCGGGAGGGGCGCCGGCGGTCCTTCCGGCGGGAGCCCGGGCGTTCGCCTTCTGCGCGGTGGGGAACCCGCAGAGCTTCCGGGCCACTCTTTCGGAAGCCGGCGTCGCGCCGGCGGATTTCGCGGTCTTCCGCGATCACCACGCGTACACGGAGCGCGATCTCCGGTCTCTCGAGGAGCGGGCGGAACGCGCCGGCGCCTCCGTGCTCCTGACGACCGAGAAGGACGCCGTGAAGCTCGCCGGCAAGACGGCGCTCCCGCTCGTCGCCGCCCGCATCGAAGCGGAGATCTTCGAGCCCGGATTCGAAGAGCAGGTCGACCGCCGCCTCGCGGAGCGCACGCGGTGA
- the waaF gene encoding lipopolysaccharide heptosyltransferase II — MKRLVIAPNWLGDGVMAIPFLRALKRSDPGGTLAVLARPSNAPVFPLSGAVDEVWKSRGRDLAGFWNDSRRGRRARFDEIWVLPHSLRSALLARAMGGRRRFGYATDGRRRLLTDAIAPGPATTHQLRDEDRLLAASGIAPDEDPPRLTIPAQMSAAAQRELASWQLEPRPIFLAPGAAFGPTKLWPAERFALLADALLDRGEKVALVIGPDEIELGRLIARRARHRVPLIGAELDTGELAARLARGKLLVGNDSGPAHLAAAAGTPAVVFFGPTDPGRTEPRGAPVLVLDRYVFCSPCYLKKCPYQHECMEEITVELALEACLRMIGS; from the coding sequence ATGAAGCGCCTCGTCATCGCGCCCAACTGGCTGGGCGACGGCGTGATGGCGATCCCCTTCCTGCGCGCGTTGAAGAGGAGCGACCCGGGCGGAACCCTCGCCGTGCTCGCCCGCCCGTCGAATGCGCCGGTCTTTCCGCTTTCCGGCGCCGTCGACGAGGTCTGGAAGAGCCGCGGACGCGATCTCGCCGGGTTCTGGAACGACTCCCGCCGCGGCCGGCGGGCGCGGTTCGACGAGATCTGGGTGCTGCCGCACTCGTTGCGTTCCGCTCTCCTCGCCCGGGCGATGGGCGGCCGCCGCCGCTTCGGGTACGCGACGGACGGACGGCGACGGCTCCTGACCGACGCCATTGCGCCCGGCCCGGCGACGACGCACCAGCTCCGCGACGAGGACCGCCTGCTGGCGGCCTCGGGGATCGCCCCGGACGAGGACCCGCCTCGCCTGACGATCCCGGCCCAGATGTCCGCCGCGGCACAGCGCGAGCTCGCCTCGTGGCAGCTCGAGCCGAGGCCGATCTTTCTCGCCCCGGGCGCCGCGTTCGGGCCGACGAAGCTGTGGCCGGCGGAGCGCTTCGCGCTGCTGGCCGACGCGCTCCTCGACCGCGGCGAGAAGGTCGCGCTCGTCATCGGTCCGGACGAGATCGAGCTCGGGCGGCTGATCGCGCGACGGGCGCGCCACCGGGTCCCTCTGATCGGCGCCGAGCTCGACACCGGCGAGCTCGCGGCGCGGCTGGCGCGGGGAAAGCTCCTCGTCGGCAACGACTCGGGACCCGCCCATCTCGCGGCCGCGGCCGGAACGCCGGCCGTCGTCTTCTTCGGCCCCACCGACCCCGGCCGCACGGAGCCGCGCGGCGCGCCTGTTCTCGTCCTCGACCGGTACGTCTTCTGCTCTCCCTGTTACCTGAAGAAGTGCCCCTACCAGCATGAGTGCATGGAAGAGATCACGGTCGAACTGGCGCTCGAGGCGTGCCTGAGGATGATCGGGAGCTAG